A single genomic interval of Vicinamibacterales bacterium harbors:
- the purQ gene encoding phosphoribosylformylglycinamidine synthase subunit PurQ yields MSLTFAIVVFPGSNCDHDSYHAAKDVLGQDAVCIWHKETSLAGADVVILPGGFAHGDYLRTGAIARFSPIMPAVVDFAGRGGPVLGICNGFQVLLESGLLPGAMLRNRDLRFHCEQVGIRVERTDTPFTARARERQVLRMPVAHGEGNYFAPPELLRQLEDSGRVVFRYCDERGEAVDAANINGSAHNIAGICNEGRNVVGLMPHPERACEASLGSADGLLLFESVVSALVQEGAVPTR; encoded by the coding sequence GTGAGCCTCACCTTCGCCATCGTCGTGTTCCCGGGATCCAACTGCGATCACGACAGCTACCACGCCGCCAAGGACGTCCTCGGCCAGGATGCGGTGTGCATCTGGCACAAGGAGACGAGCCTCGCGGGAGCCGACGTCGTGATCCTGCCGGGCGGTTTCGCGCACGGCGACTACCTGCGCACCGGCGCGATCGCGCGGTTTTCGCCGATCATGCCGGCGGTCGTCGATTTCGCCGGGCGCGGCGGACCGGTGCTCGGCATCTGCAACGGCTTTCAGGTCCTGCTCGAGTCGGGGCTGCTGCCCGGCGCGATGCTGCGCAACCGCGACCTGCGCTTCCACTGCGAGCAGGTCGGCATCCGCGTCGAGCGCACCGACACGCCGTTCACCGCGCGGGCCCGCGAGCGGCAGGTGCTGCGCATGCCGGTGGCGCACGGCGAGGGCAACTACTTCGCGCCGCCCGAGCTGCTGCGTCAGCTCGAGGACAGCGGCCGCGTCGTCTTCCGCTATTGCGACGAGCGCGGCGAGGCCGTCGACGCCGCCAACATCAACGGCTCGGCGCACAACATCGCCGGCATCTGCAACGAGGGGCGCAACGTGGTCGGCCTGATGCCGCATCCGGAGCGCGCCTGCGAGGCGTCGCTCGGCAGCGCGGACGGGCTGCTGCTGTTCGAGTCGGTCGTCAGCGCGCTCGTGCAGGAAGGCGCGGTGCCGACCCGATGA
- the purS gene encoding phosphoribosylformylglycinamidine synthase subunit PurS: MKARVYVTLKPSVFDPQGQTIADALHSLGYTTVGDVRQGKFFELDLNAASADQAKSLAAEVADKLLANPVIESYRVEIL, encoded by the coding sequence ATGAAAGCGCGCGTCTACGTCACGCTGAAGCCGTCGGTCTTCGATCCGCAGGGGCAGACGATCGCCGACGCGCTGCACTCGCTCGGTTATACGACCGTCGGCGACGTCCGCCAGGGAAAGTTCTTCGAGCTCGACCTGAACGCCGCGTCCGCCGACCAGGCGAAGTCCCTCGCGGCCGAAGTCGCCGACAAGCTGCTCGCCAACCCGGTCATCGAGAGCTATCGTGTCGAAATCCTCTAG